In Candidatus Woesearchaeota archaeon, the genomic window CGCCCAAATCCGTAAAGTCATAAACATTAATAATCTGATCTTGTTTATATTTATCTCCCTGTATCCAATGATTCTCTTCAAAATGCTTTTCAGTGCCAACAATCTCTCTAATTGCTTTTTCAGTATCACCAAATGAAATAATTTCAATATAGGGATTGATTATGAATAAGCCATGTATTAAACAATCTAATCCTTGTTTCTCTGAAACTGATATTAATGCCCGTTCTATCATTTATTTATCACTTTCCAAAATTTTTATCAAGTTTTAATTTATTCCGTTTTAAAATATAATCAAACCTGACTTAGTTTAAAGTTTATTTAAAGTTTTGTATAATGTAAACAAATAATGCCGTTTACATCAAATAATTTTCATGCTGGTAAATACTGGCAAAAATTAGGGCAGTTTTATATATTAATAACCACTCATTCTTTATATGAAATATAAGGATTTAACTGAATATTACCAAAAAATAGAAGCTGCTTCTAAACGGCTTGATAAAACGTATATCCTTGCGCAATTATTAAAAAAAGCGCCAAACTCTGAACTTGAAACCATTGTGTTGCTTATGCAAGGAAAAATTTTTCCACAGTATGATGAACGCAAAATTGGAGTTGCAACAAAAATGGCTGTAAAAGCTATAATGGTAGCAACGGGATTAGACGAAACTCAAATTGAAAAAGAATGGAAAAACCGGGGAGATTTAGGCGAAACTGCTGAAGAACTTTGTAAAAATAAAAAACAGCAAACATTCTTTTCTCAACCATTAACAATACGGAAAGTGTTTGAAAATCTTAAAAAACTTGCTGAACTTGAAGGCCCAGGTTCTTCAGATATGAAAATCAAATTATTAGCTGAACTGCTTGGTAATGCCTCATCAATTGAAGCTAAATATATAATTAGAACAGTTCTGGAAGATTTACGCGTTGGTGTAAAGGAAGGAGTGTTAAAAGATGCAATTGTTTGGGCATATTATCCGCCAGTTGCACCCATATTTGTAAAATGCAATAATTGCGGTAAAGTAATGCCGCATATTGATAAATGTCTTGAGTGTTCTGCGAACATTGACCTGAAAGAAGAAATTAAAATTTCTGGAAAAATACTTAAAGCATCCTCTTTAGAAGATGTTGAAAAAGTTAAAAATTTGCAAGAATATTCTTTTATAGTTGCTAAAGATGAAAAGGCCGGTAGAGAGATATATAACTGGCTTAACGAAAAAGTTGAACAGGCAATTGAACTTACTAATGATTATGGAGTTGTTGCATCAAGGTGTAAAGCCGGCAGTCTGGATTATTTAATGAAAATAGGTTTAGTGCCCGGAACCCCCCTAAAAGCGATGTTATTCCCAAAAGCTAAAGATATGAAAGATGCAATGAAACAAGCAGGTAAACCTGCGGCAATTGAGCACAAATACGATGGATTTAGAATTCAAGTGCATCGCAATGGCAACGATATAAAATTATTCACTAGAAAATTGGAAGATGTAACTATACAGTTTCCAGACGTTGTCGAAGTAGTTAAAACACATGTTAAATCGCATGATTTTATTTTAGACGGAGAAATTGTAAGTATTGACCCTAAAACCAACATGAAATTGTCTTTTCAGCACATTTCGCAAAGAATAAAAAGAAAACATAACATTGCAGAAATGATTAAAAAGTTGCCAGTTGAACTTTATGTATTTGACGTTATGGAACTTGACGGAGAAAATTATCTTAAAAAATCGTTCAAAGAACGGAGAAATTCCCTGGAACTAATAATTAAACCTGTTAAATATCAAATTTATCTTGCTGAACAGATTGTTACTGATGACATTGATGAGGCTAACAAATTTTATCAGCAAGCATTAAGAGAAGGTCATGAAGGAGTAATGGTAAAAAGATTAGATGCGCCATATAAGCCAGGTTCAAGAATCGGCCATGCATTTAAAGTTAAACCTGTAATGGAATCACTTGACTTGATTATTATAGGGGCTACATGGGGCGAGGGTAAACGAGGTGAATGGTTATCATCATTTGATCTAGCTTGTCGTTCAGGGAATGTATTTTTAGAGATAGGTAAAGTTGGAACCGGCATAAAAGAAAAAAGTGAGGAGGGGCTTTCATTTATAGAACTAACTAAATTGTTAAAACCGCTAATCCGTGAAGATCAAGGCAAGCATATAATGGTTGAACCACAAATAATTATAGAAGTCAATTTTGAAGAAATCCAAAAATCATCAACATATAGCTCTGGATTTGCATTAAGATTTCCTAGAGTCATTAGGATGAGGCCAGATAAACCGGTTGAAGACGTTTCTAGCATTAAACAAGTTGAAAGATTGTTCAGAGATCAGAGGAGTTAATATAAAATTTAATAAAAATCCCAATCACAGCAAGCTGTAGTATTTTTAAACTTCACGTGTTTAAGCAATTATCATAGTATACGCGGAGATTAAACTACTGAAATAATAAATTAGTTAGATAATTAACATGAGTTAATCTATATAAGTATCCCACACCTTCTTTTAAACATGGCTAAAACCAATGATTTGAGTGAATTGGTTGTAAATGAAGATTTTACTATTGATGGAGTGATTTCTGAGATTTATTGTACTGAAAAAGGTATTTTTCCAAAGTTAACATTAAAAGTAACCCCTAAAAAGAATATAGTTGTTAAGACTTTATCTTTTGAAGGATACTCTCCAGTCGAAACAGGTGATCGCGTGTCTGCAAAAATTGCGAGATATGATAAAATTAAACGGTTAAATGTACCCTGGAGCGGATATAGTTATCATGAAAGAAATTTTAATAAAGAAGAATCAGCAATTGAATTAATAATTAAAGCAGAGGATGGTTCAGCTCTGCGAATCGATAGATCTTGGAATTATAATAATTTTTTAAAAAAAAGCGGTTAATCATTTTTTATTTAATCAATTGCTTTAATGCAAAGTTCGCATTTTTTAAATCCTTTTAGCTCGGCATCTTCAATCGTATCAATCCAAATTAGGTTTTTAATATTAATTTTCTTTGCCCAATTGCATTTGGGTGAATGAAACTTTTCCCCTGTTTTAGATGCCATATATCGGGAAGGATTAAATGTCTTTTTAATACTTCTAAGTTTAGATTTAATAATTTGTGAAACAACTTCTTTCTCATTTTCTGCAGTTTTTTCTATAGAGGGTTCTTCAAGAATAATTTCTTTAATTGGTTCTTCCTTTTTATCATTTAAAAGATCAGTTATACCTGTAAGGTCTAAAGGAAATTGTATACGCCTAATTTTTTTCTTGATAGTGTATAAGGCTGAAACAATAATGCCAATTGATGATAATAATATTGCAAAAATGAACGATATTGGTTTATAAGCCATTATTGATGGCATTAAGGCTAAATTTAATAAATTTAACGAGTATAACAAAGTTAAAGCGGCATATGCATTTTTTTTTGATTTATACCCCGCAACAATTGCAGCCATCATAGCATACCATATAATTACAAAAGTTCCTATTCTAATAAACTTTTCAAGACTAGATAAACCAAAAACTATTCTTATAGTAAATATCGCCGTAAAAACTAATAATGTTAAGTGCGCAAGCAAGCTTCTACCTTTTACCATGATTAAAAAAAAAATAATTCTGTTTATATTGATTTATGTGCTGTAAATTAGCTTTCAAGGTAATCAAATAATGATTTAATGAAATCAAAATTAGTTCAGAGACATAGAAGTAAAAGGGCGGTATCATTGCTAATAATTACAAAGAACATTTACTAATGGCGTAACTTACTTTACGCGCAATTTGTTATCAATAGATTAAGCAGACAAGTATACTTTGAATTAAACACAATATTAATTAGATACTTGATATTAGACACAATATGAATTAGATACAATAAACAAATAATTTAGAATTCTTCTTCTTGCTCAAGCTCTTTAAGAAAACCGCGTTTTTTAATCAAATCTACTTGGTTTCTACGATACTTATAGATTACATCGCCCCTTTCATCGCCGCCAAGTTCCCATGGTTCAACAAGCACTAAATCTGCTTCCCTGACCCATAAACTCTTTTTTAGCCTCCCTGGAATTCGGCAAAGTCTGGTTTTACCATCTAAACATCTTACAGACACCCTGCTCCCGCCAAGCCTTTGATCAACAATTCCAAAAACTTCTTTATTCCGCGGTAATTTGATTCTTCTAAACTCTTCTTCAGGCGATAATTCTTCAGTATGAGCATTATTTTTTTTAATATATGACATAATATAGGTTAAAAAGTAAATATTTATATACCTTTCTATTAATAATAATATAAATGATTAAAAATGAAAGAGGCAATAATAAAGCAAACTTCACAAAAAAATTAAATTTGCCAAAAAAAGATATAATTTTAATGCCGGCTTCCTATTGGAAAAGGACTTTTGCTTTTTTAATTGACTTTTTAATTATTGATTTAATTATAATTTCGCCTTTTAAAAAAATTTTAAATAGTTTAATTTTACCAAACATTAACCCCTCT contains:
- a CDS encoding ATP-dependent DNA ligase; translated protein: MKYKDLTEYYQKIEAASKRLDKTYILAQLLKKAPNSELETIVLLMQGKIFPQYDERKIGVATKMAVKAIMVATGLDETQIEKEWKNRGDLGETAEELCKNKKQQTFFSQPLTIRKVFENLKKLAELEGPGSSDMKIKLLAELLGNASSIEAKYIIRTVLEDLRVGVKEGVLKDAIVWAYYPPVAPIFVKCNNCGKVMPHIDKCLECSANIDLKEEIKISGKILKASSLEDVEKVKNLQEYSFIVAKDEKAGREIYNWLNEKVEQAIELTNDYGVVASRCKAGSLDYLMKIGLVPGTPLKAMLFPKAKDMKDAMKQAGKPAAIEHKYDGFRIQVHRNGNDIKLFTRKLEDVTIQFPDVVEVVKTHVKSHDFILDGEIVSIDPKTNMKLSFQHISQRIKRKHNIAEMIKKLPVELYVFDVMELDGENYLKKSFKERRNSLELIIKPVKYQIYLAEQIVTDDIDEANKFYQQALREGHEGVMVKRLDAPYKPGSRIGHAFKVKPVMESLDLIIIGATWGEGKRGEWLSSFDLACRSGNVFLEIGKVGTGIKEKSEEGLSFIELTKLLKPLIREDQGKHIMVEPQIIIEVNFEEIQKSSTYSSGFALRFPRVIRMRPDKPVEDVSSIKQVERLFRDQRS
- the eif1A gene encoding translation initiation factor eIF-1A: MSYIKKNNAHTEELSPEEEFRRIKLPRNKEVFGIVDQRLGGSRVSVRCLDGKTRLCRIPGRLKKSLWVREADLVLVEPWELGGDERGDVIYKYRRNQVDLIKKRGFLKELEQEEEF